The sequence AAGTCCATTGGAGTCCAGATTGTTTGAGCCACAAGATCAGAATCTCCATTAGTTATGAACCGGCTTGCAATCGTGAGACCATATTCTCTTAGGACGACTGTGCTTGAATATGTTCCCGGAGCAAGTAGAAGCGTATCACCGCTATTTGCGAAGTTGACCGTTGATTGAAGGTCGCTCTCCGGCCAAACATCGATGATCTCAGATTGCGCTCCAGCTGCTAAACACAGCAATAAGACGAGTACTATCATATAACAAAATAGTAGCGGCGGCCAGTGCAACCTGACCGCCGCAAACTCGTGTTAATTACCTGTTCCCGAGCAACAGTTCACTTGATCTGACGTGTATATGCACGCATGCGCTTCGCCAGTTGTAATATTCGCGATGGAACGTAAGCAGTAGCTGTATTCATTCGCTTCTATATACACTGATTTTGATCCACACGCACCATTGTGGCGTGCTATCTGATCTAAGAGCGAAAGCCCCCCTTGACCATCGGTTTTGAGTAGCGCCCCTGTGATATTCCCTGACGATGGGGCTTTTACGTCTAGGTTTGCGTTTGTGTTTGAGCTTACATCGAAAAGATTGTCCATTTGCCCTGATGCAGTGTGCATGTTCTCAACACGCACAGCACTTGAGACGTTAGTCAACAAGGCGACCAAGCCAATCGCGAGTGCTATTAAATACAGCCCCCCCTTGAACTTACGGATTCCTACGATCATTACGCACCTCTTATTGTTGATTTTCCCTGGGCTTGTTCAGGGTCACCATCAATATACCTTGCTAAGGTGCGTTTGTCAATATGCAGAAAAGTTCGCAGTTTTTAGTGCATTATTGGTTATATCTCAAGCTGTTACACTAACGTACTGCACTCATGCTTCAAGAGCCATGCTTTTCGGTCTAAACCTCCGGCGTAGCCGGTGAGATGATTGTTTTGACCTAAGACTCTGTGGCAGGGAACGATGACGGCAATCGGGTTTTGACCGTTGGCAAGACCGATGGCGCGGGACGCGCTTGGATAAAATATGCGCTTGGCAATTTCACCATAGGTGGTGGTTGTGCCATATGGAATCAATCGCAGCTCGCGCCAGACTTCGCGCTGAAATTCCGTGCCGCGTAAATCAAGCGGCACTTCAAAGTGCGTGCGATAGCCCGCGAAATACTCAGTGAGCTCCTTTCGTGCCTGCTGCAGGATCTTTGTTTCAATGCACTCACCTTCGGCATCTCTGGGATCGTCACAGAATTCCGCGCGCATCAATCCTGCCGAGGTCGCAGTCAAACGCATCCGGCCAACCGGAGTCTTCATGTCCGTCCAATAGAGATCCGCCGGAGCCGCAATTAGGGGTTGCTCAACAACGTGTACCATATATAGAATGTAGCGTAGCCGCGATAGGGCCGCCAACTCTCCGTTATTCGCTTGGTTTCCTCGATACTCGCCTGTCTGCCCAGCCCGTACTCTCTTGCAATCGCATTGCGTAACCCGATGTCTTCAAACGGACAGGCATCGGAATCGCCATGCACACGCATCATCGCATATTCCACCGACCACGGGCCGACACCGCGCAGCTGTATCAGTCGTCTCCGAATTCCTGCCGGGTCACTTTCCGTACGCAGCGACTCCCTAAGATAACCCAGCTGAAGCTCCAACGCAAGACCTTGAAGATACTCTCCCTTTTGTCTTGACAACCCGCACTCCCGCAGTTCATCCGGTGTCAAACTCAGCACTGCTTCAGAAGTTGGAAACCCCTCATAAATCTTATCTTGCCACTCCACCACCGCGCCGCAATACAAGGCTAATCGTGAGCGCGTTGAGAACGCAGATGCTACAGAGACCTGCTGCCCGATGATGGACCACGACAAACACTCCCAGAGGCTGTGGATTCCGACGAGTCGCAATCCGCAATAGTCACGCGTCCACTTTTTCAAGTACTGATTAGTTTCCGCAAACTCGTAAAAGCGCAATAGTTCATTATCGCACCCAAATGTCCGCTGCAGGTAATGCCTGACTTGTGCTAATCGTGCGTCAGTTGCTCGGCCAACTTTGATCTCAGCTCTGACGGCGCTCTCACCGTGAGGCGTTACCTCGATGAGAAAGTAGCCGGCGTCATCGGCGAGCACTTGACAGAACTGCTCATCTGAAACCGCGTGTGTCTGCGCGTTTTCATAGCGGCCTATGTACTTCGCCGTCCTGCTGAAACTGAACGGTGCGTTGAA is a genomic window of bacterium containing:
- a CDS encoding methylated-DNA--[protein]-cysteine S-methyltransferase yields the protein MKTPVGRMRLTATSAGLMRAEFCDDPRDAEGECIETKILQQARKELTEYFAGYRTHFEVPLDLRGTEFQREVWRELRLIPYGTTTTYGEIAKRIFYPSASRAIGLANGQNPIAVIVPCHRVLGQNNHLTGYAGGLDRKAWLLKHECSTLV
- a CDS encoding DNA-3-methyladenine glycosylase 2 family protein, with amino-acid sequence MHIHTFNAPFSFSRTAKYIGRYENAQTHAVSDEQFCQVLADDAGYFLIEVTPHGESAVRAEIKVGRATDARLAQVRHYLQRTFGCDNELLRFYEFAETNQYLKKWTRDYCGLRLVGIHSLWECLSWSIIGQQVSVASAFSTRSRLALYCGAVVEWQDKIYEGFPTSEAVLSLTPDELRECGLSRQKGEYLQGLALELQLGYLRESLRTESDPAGIRRRLIQLRGVGPWSVEYAMMRVHGDSDACPFEDIGLRNAIAREYGLGRQASIEETKRITESWRPYRGYATFYIWYTLLSNP